Proteins encoded in a region of the Methanofastidiosum sp. genome:
- a CDS encoding FAD-dependent oxidoreductase translates to MKYVIIGNGAAAVGAIEGIRSNDKKSEIILISKENCISYSKPQLYKMLNQENVKSIYYRNEEFYINNNVSTILGKTLKSVDFNKKLLILEDDNIKYDRLLIATGAKANVPKLKGFDGEIYSFTNIDEAVRLKQSLANKEKIAVLGGGLIGVKLSEYLHKMGKEVILIVSSKGVLSSLGDEKISEILNNEILEKGVNLLLSRKIIEAKKIDSKIELKLDKGTITCDAIVSCKGVKPEVSPFEKSELSINQGIKVDDHMRTNIDDVFAAGDVTEMYNSIEDAYCNIPILPNAYSGGYCAGTNMSGGDSKIETVYPMNSLKIFDVQMITMGLLSPTEKDEVMSLFDSEKKVYRKLVIRGEKLIGAALLGDIDRAGIFNNIIRSNLDVSSIKEELLNNKINFYVLPRDMREVIVKSYTEGIK, encoded by the coding sequence ATGAAATACGTTATTATTGGAAATGGTGCGGCCGCAGTTGGGGCTATTGAAGGCATAAGGAGTAACGATAAGAAAAGTGAAATAATATTAATTTCTAAAGAAAATTGCATATCTTACTCAAAACCTCAACTATACAAAATGCTAAACCAAGAAAACGTAAAGAGCATATATTATAGGAATGAAGAATTTTACATTAATAATAATGTATCAACTATTCTGGGGAAGACCCTAAAATCAGTTGACTTTAACAAAAAACTATTGATATTAGAAGATGACAACATAAAATATGATAGATTGCTTATTGCTACAGGCGCTAAAGCAAATGTGCCAAAACTTAAAGGATTTGATGGGGAAATCTATTCTTTCACAAATATTGATGAGGCTGTGAGACTCAAACAATCTCTTGCCAATAAAGAGAAGATAGCCGTTCTTGGAGGGGGGCTAATCGGGGTCAAGTTATCAGAGTATCTGCATAAGATGGGGAAAGAAGTGATCCTTATAGTAAGTTCCAAAGGGGTATTAAGTTCTCTTGGAGATGAAAAGATTTCTGAAATCCTTAATAACGAGATTTTAGAAAAAGGAGTCAATTTATTGCTTTCAAGAAAAATAATTGAGGCCAAGAAAATAGATTCAAAAATTGAACTTAAACTTGACAAGGGAACTATAACATGTGATGCAATAGTCTCCTGCAAAGGTGTAAAACCTGAAGTTTCCCCGTTTGAGAAATCAGAACTTTCAATCAATCAAGGCATAAAAGTTGATGATCATATGAGGACTAACATAGATGATGTCTTTGCTGCAGGGGATGTAACTGAAATGTATAATTCTATTGAAGATGCCTATTGTAATATACCTATTCTTCCGAATGCATACAGCGGAGGATATTGCGCAGGAACCAACATGTCTGGTGGTGATTCCAAGATTGAAACAGTTTATCCCATGAATTCTCTTAAAATATTTGATGTCCAGATGATAACAATGGGACTATTATCGCCTACTGAAAAAGATGAAGTAATGTCTTTATTTGATTCTGAAAAGAAAGTTTATAGAAAACTTGTGATTAGAGGGGAAAAACTAATCGGCGCAGCACTTCTTGGAGATATAGACCGCGCAGGTATCTTTAACAATATTATCCGAAGTAACTTAGATGTTTCTTCTATAAAAGAAGAATTATTAAACAACAAAATTAATTTTTATGTCCTCCCCCGCGATATGAGGGAAGTCATTGTAAAATCATACACAGAGGGGATTAAATGA